GTCCAACAGTGTATTTAACTTGTCCGCGCTTCCTTTAAAACTAGAAACAAGTTCATTAAGTCCAGCTATACTTTGTTTTAATTCAAATCTAGTTTTCTCATCCAATATATAATTGAATTTGAGCAGAAGTGAATCTGCGTGCGAAACCGCTCCCTCGACCTTCATCTGCAAAGGTGTCAGCTTTTGTTGTACCAATTCAGTAAGACCCGGTTTGGTCTCAGTTATAAGTGTATCTCCAGACTTTATCATTGAAGCACCATCAAAGACCGGTTTTATCTGAATTCCTTTTCCACCGATGATACCGGTATCATATAACTCTGCTTTGCTATTTGCAGAAAATGTAAAATCATTATTGATAGATAGGGTGACCAGTAGTTTCCCCGAATTATCCTTAAAACGGATATCGGTTACATTTCCTACGGCAAAACCATTTATGGATACTTGAGTGCCCGGCTGCAGTCCACCAACGTTGTCGTAAACTGCATAGAGAATCTTGGTATCTTCAAAAAATGATGAGGATTTCAGATAACTTAATCCAAAAATCACTGCGAGTATTCCTGCGATCACTATAATCCCAGTTTTAATTTCCCTGGTTAGTTTCAAAAGAATCAGTTTACGATTTAAACAAAATTAGGAATATTTTCGTGAAGGTAACCACAGTTGGCCATTCCTATTTGATGGCCTCTGATAATGAAACCCTTACACCATCTTTGTAAGCAACAATATAGGAGGTAGTATACCCCTTGGCATCTGCCTTTGCCTTTAAACGTTTTGCGTCATTGTATGTACTTGCATTACCGTACATGTAACGATACAAGTTGTTAAAGGGTTCTTTGGACAACATATCCAACTCATTAAAATTGGCTCCCGTGAGTGGGATGTTCTTAGCACTGGCCATTAGTTGCACTTTAAAGATCACGCCTGCTGTATTGGACGGTTCGGAATTTGAGGAGGTATCCACAATTTCCGTTTTCTTCTCTTCTGGATTAGTGGTAGGGGTGACTTTTTGGGCATTAGCCTTTTCGTCTGCTGGTTTTTTGGTTTCCGTGGAAGCATTGACAACCTCTGGGATATCCTCAACAACGTCAACTTCACTAGCTATATCAAGTCCAGTATCAACATTCTTTTTGTAGGTCAAAATTGCTTGTGCAATGGCCTTTCCCATTTCCCTTTGTCCCTTTTCAGAATTTAAATACTTACCTTCATTTACATTGGTCAAAAATCCTGTTTCTACCAATACGCTTGGCATAAAGGTCTGGTGAAGCACAATAAACCCTGCTTGTTTTACTTTTCTATCTTTTCTTTTTAATTGTTTTGTAAAGTTATCCTGCAATACTTTCCCCAATAAAATACTATTGTCTAGAAACTCTTCTTGCATTATAGTCAACCCAATAACGGATTCTGGCGAATTAATGTCATACTCGGCATAACGTTGTTCATAGTTATCCTCTAAATAGATTACGGAGTTTTCCTTTTTAGCAACTTCAAAGTTTTGCCTATTGGCATGAAGCCCCAAAACAAAGGTTCCTGCACCATGAGCATCTGAAGAATGTGAATCACAGTGCACGGACACAAAGAGGTCGGCATTTGCATCATTTGCAATTTTGCCCCTTACAAAAAGATCGACAAAGGAATCATCATCTCTTGTGTAAATGACTTTTACATCTGAATTTTTCTTTAATTCTTCTCCTGTTTTCAAAACAATCGCTAAAGCAATATTCTTTTCGAGATAACCGTTTCCCAAATTACCTGGATCATGACCACCATGTCCGGCATCCAAAACAACGACGAATTTATCCTTTGTTTGTACTTCGGTATCATTTTTGTTAAATGAAGTCAATGAAAGCGAGACAAATAGAAAAGTAAAGAAAGCTAACTGACTTTTATTCATAAGAACTGCGTAATTATAGCGTTCTGCAATGGTTAAAAATATTGTAATCCCCAATCAACAGAACAAAAAATATATGTAAGTTTGAGCCCAAAAACTGAGCCAAACTAGAACAAAAATAGGATTTATCACGTTGCAATCAAATAAACATCTTCTAGTTTTCCTATTTGCACTCCTATGTAGTATGGCAAATCTGTCGGCACAAGAAGATCCCATTGTACCACTTCCCATAAAAGCAATACAGGATAGTATTGTAGCTCCATTATTGCCACCTAACATACTAAATGACTCAATTGTCAGTGATTCTACACAACTAGATAGTACCCAACAAAAACAGCCGTTGCTTCTGGATAAAATCAAATACAAGGCAAAGGATTATGTAAAATTGAGTCAGAAGGATAATAAAATCTATTTGTACGACGAAGCTGAAATCTATTATCAAGATACAGAACTAAAGGCTGGGATTATTGTAATGGATTATATTAAAAACGAGGTATATGCCGGACGAATAAGGGATTCTACAGGAACATATTCCCAATTACCCTATTTTAAACAGGGAACAAACGAAGTGAGGCCAGATTCCATTCGTTTTAATTTTGATACGCAAAAAGCGCTTATCTGGAACTCTAGAACGGAACAGCAAGCAGGTCTGGGCCAGTTGGGGAGCGATGCCATGAAGGTATATGCTGAAATAACCAAAAAAGAGAACGATTCCGTTTACTTTTTAAGTGAGGGTAAATTGACTACTTCCAAGGATACGGTCGACCCAGATTATTACATCAGAATACGAAAGGCCAAATTTGTACCGAAAAAGAAAATCATTGCTGGTTTCAGTAATCTTTATATAGTAGATGTACCAACACCAATCGCATTGCCATTTGCTTATTTCCCATTGACTACAGGACGAACGGCGGGACTAATCTTCCCAACTTTTGGTAATGATCCACAGCGGGGATATTTTCTTCAGAACGGGGGATATTATCTTCCTATAAGCGATTATGTGGATTTAAGCTTGAGTGGAGACTTTTATACCAATGGAAGCTATGGATTTAGAACGCAGTCCATCTACGCAAAACGATACAGATTTAGGGGCAATGTTAATTTCAGTTTTGAGAACATCATTCAAAGTCAAAAAGGTTTTGATGATTTTAGCAGGTCCACCATATACAATATCCAAGTAAGGCATACGCAAGATCCAAAAGCTAGCCCAAACTCTCGTTTCTCAGCATCGGTTAATCTTGCAAGCAGTCAGTTTTTCACAAATTCGCTCAATCAAAATAACCGTTCTCAAGTTCAGACCAATAATCTCAATTCCTCCATAAGTTATTCAAAAACGTTTCCCGAATACCCCTCTGTCAATACCAGTTTAACGCTGACACACGGGTTAAATACGAGAAGTGAGACCGTAACCATGCAGCTCCCAACCTTCCAAGGTAGTATGGAACGTATTTTTCCTTTTGCAGAACGAGATGGGGTTAAAAAAGGAATCATTGACAACATAAACTTTCAGTATGATGTAAACGCACAAAATAGCATTACCACTCCAGAAGAAAACTTCTTTACGGGTGCCATGTTCGATGACGCACGTATTGGGGCAAGGCATAGAATACCGATAGCCACCAATTTCAAGGTTGCAAAATACATGAGTGTTACCCTGAATGGAAGCTACCAAGATATATGGACACTTGAGACCATAAACCGTAGATTTGACCGCAGCTCAGAAGAGGTGGTAACTGACACTATTTCAGGATTTGACCGATTCAACCAATACAACTTTGGGGCAAGTATAGGAACAACCATTTATGGTACTTTCAATCGTGGTGAGGATAAAAAAATACAGGCTATCCGACATGTAATGCGACCATCGATAAGCTATAGCTATGCTCCCTCATTTGAACAGTTTTACGAAACCTATTTAGACGAAGATGGAGAGGAAGTCCAATACACCCCTTTTGAAACCAGTATTTATGGTAGACCGTCTTTGACAAGGGGCAATTCCATGTCTTTTTCTATACAAAACACACTCGAGGCTAAAGTAAGGGACAAGGATTCTACAGCCATAGAACCCAAAAAAGTGAGCATATTGAGCAATCTTAATTTATCTACCAGCTATAATTTTGAAGCCGATTCTTTAAAACTGAGCCCTCTTAGTATGACTGGGGCAACCGAAATTATTAAGAGCGTTCCTATCAACTTTTCGGCTACCTTAGATCCCTATGCCATCGACAATAATGGAAGAAGAATAAACACCTTAAATGTCAACAATGGAGGTGGTCTCTTTAGACTGACCTCGGCCAGGGTCAATACAGGCTTCACGTTAAATAGTGAAATGCTAAAAAAGGGTGGAGGCAAAAAAGAAGAAGATGGCCCTGAAGACCAAGAGCCTGGTTATGGTGAGAACCCTTTTGCAATTGATGGCGTTCAAAATGGCCAAACCTTTTTTGACAACAGAAATCCGGAAACCGACGAAGTGGATAATCCGTTGTACAATACCAAAATTCCCTGGGACATACGTTT
The nucleotide sequence above comes from Flagellimonas sp. HMM57. Encoded proteins:
- a CDS encoding MlaD family protein, with the translated sequence MKLTREIKTGIIVIAGILAVIFGLSYLKSSSFFEDTKILYAVYDNVGGLQPGTQVSINGFAVGNVTDIRFKDNSGKLLVTLSINNDFTFSANSKAELYDTGIIGGKGIQIKPVFDGASMIKSGDTLITETKPGLTELVQQKLTPLQMKVEGAVSHADSLLLKFNYILDEKTRFELKQSIAGLNELVSSFKGSADKLNTLLDNNTEQLDNSLKNVDNITTNFSKLSDSLANAGLAETVANFQTTVEKLNSVLGKIEKGEGSLGKLTQDEKLYDNLNAASRELDLLLQDFRLNPKRYVNVSVFGKKQKEYELPEDDPAAQTQN
- a CDS encoding N-acetylmuramoyl-L-alanine amidase, which produces MNKSQLAFFTFLFVSLSLTSFNKNDTEVQTKDKFVVVLDAGHGGHDPGNLGNGYLEKNIALAIVLKTGEELKKNSDVKVIYTRDDDSFVDLFVRGKIANDANADLFVSVHCDSHSSDAHGAGTFVLGLHANRQNFEVAKKENSVIYLEDNYEQRYAEYDINSPESVIGLTIMQEEFLDNSILLGKVLQDNFTKQLKRKDRKVKQAGFIVLHQTFMPSVLVETGFLTNVNEGKYLNSEKGQREMGKAIAQAILTYKKNVDTGLDIASEVDVVEDIPEVVNASTETKKPADEKANAQKVTPTTNPEEKKTEIVDTSSNSEPSNTAGVIFKVQLMASAKNIPLTGANFNELDMLSKEPFNNLYRYMYGNASTYNDAKRLKAKADAKGYTTSYIVAYKDGVRVSLSEAIK
- a CDS encoding putative LPS assembly protein LptD, whose amino-acid sequence is MANLSAQEDPIVPLPIKAIQDSIVAPLLPPNILNDSIVSDSTQLDSTQQKQPLLLDKIKYKAKDYVKLSQKDNKIYLYDEAEIYYQDTELKAGIIVMDYIKNEVYAGRIRDSTGTYSQLPYFKQGTNEVRPDSIRFNFDTQKALIWNSRTEQQAGLGQLGSDAMKVYAEITKKENDSVYFLSEGKLTTSKDTVDPDYYIRIRKAKFVPKKKIIAGFSNLYIVDVPTPIALPFAYFPLTTGRTAGLIFPTFGNDPQRGYFLQNGGYYLPISDYVDLSLSGDFYTNGSYGFRTQSIYAKRYRFRGNVNFSFENIIQSQKGFDDFSRSTIYNIQVRHTQDPKASPNSRFSASVNLASSQFFTNSLNQNNRSQVQTNNLNSSISYSKTFPEYPSVNTSLTLTHGLNTRSETVTMQLPTFQGSMERIFPFAERDGVKKGIIDNINFQYDVNAQNSITTPEENFFTGAMFDDARIGARHRIPIATNFKVAKYMSVTLNGSYQDIWTLETINRRFDRSSEEVVTDTISGFDRFNQYNFGASIGTTIYGTFNRGEDKKIQAIRHVMRPSISYSYAPSFEQFYETYLDEDGEEVQYTPFETSIYGRPSLTRGNSMSFSIQNTLEAKVRDKDSTAIEPKKVSILSNLNLSTSYNFEADSLKLSPLSMTGATEIIKSVPINFSATLDPYAIDNNGRRINTLNVNNGGGLFRLTSARVNTGFTLNSEMLKKGGGKKEEDGPEDQEPGYGENPFAIDGVQNGQTFFDNRNPETDEVDNPLYNTKIPWDIRFTYVATYNNSNRQKEITNHSLMFSGNVQLSPKWEVGFNSGYDIKNKGFTDTRFTFNRDLDSFRLSFDWTPFGQFERWYFFIGIKSSILSDLKWENRSQPFTSRR